Proteins encoded within one genomic window of Chlorobaculum sp. MV4-Y:
- a CDS encoding fibrobacter succinogenes major paralogous domain-containing protein, which produces MIKRHISHMFGTMIPLLLATLFMAGCNGNPPKRVTDIDGNTYGTVKIGEHVWMAENLRVSRYRNGDPIAEVKAGASWAAQTAGARCSYDNSPENGKTYGSLYNWYAVSDPRGLAPEGWHVATDKEWQVLAEALGGEQEAGAGLKAPGAWGNSSGETQSSGFNALPSGARRDADGVFLMLGQFARFWTSTPASNGKALARALGFYDNALRGGEVGPRNGFAVRCVKN; this is translated from the coding sequence ATGATCAAACGACACATAAGCCACATGTTTGGCACAATGATCCCTCTTCTGCTCGCTACCCTGTTCATGGCTGGCTGCAATGGCAACCCCCCGAAGCGGGTCACCGACATTGACGGCAACACCTACGGGACGGTGAAAATTGGCGAACATGTCTGGATGGCTGAAAACCTGCGAGTGAGCCGTTACCGGAATGGCGATCCCATCGCGGAGGTGAAGGCGGGCGCCTCGTGGGCCGCCCAGACGGCCGGAGCGCGATGCTCTTACGATAACAGCCCGGAAAACGGTAAAACCTACGGCTCGCTCTACAACTGGTATGCCGTCAGCGATCCGAGAGGTCTCGCTCCCGAAGGCTGGCACGTGGCTACCGACAAGGAGTGGCAGGTGTTGGCCGAAGCTCTCGGCGGCGAACAGGAGGCCGGTGCTGGCCTGAAAGCTCCTGGAGCATGGGGCAATTCATCCGGAGAAACCCAAAGCAGCGGGTTCAATGCCTTGCCCTCCGGTGCTCGCCGGGATGCCGACGGTGTTTTTCTCATGCTCGGCCAGTTTGCGCGCTTCTGGACCTCCACGCCAGCCAGTAATGGCAAAGCTCTCGCCCGAGCTCTCGGTTTCTACGACAACGCCCTGCGCGGTGGAGAAGTTGGCCCCAGGAATGGCTTCGCCGTGCGGTGCGTCAAGAATTGA
- a CDS encoding pyridoxal-phosphate-dependent aminotransferase family protein gives MKKRLFTPGPTPVPENVMLRMAAPIIHHRNPEFMEILERVHEDLKYLFRTTQPVVVMTCSGTGGMEAAISSLFRQGDKVITVNGGKFGERWGELARIYAGDCVEEKIEWGTAISPERIAELLDEHPDAVGVCITHSETSTGTASDVKALCAAIRERSDALILVDGITAIGAHEFHFDDWGADICITGSQKGLMMPPGLALVAVSERAQDIIHNRKHQPNYYLSLRKALKSHAGNDTPFTPAVSLIIGLDEALQMLRAEGIENVWARHEALAGACRLGCQALGMELFSDSPSYAVTAVWLPEGADWKQFNNTLKVRNGITIAAGQDDFKGRIFRISHLGYYDELDMLTLMGGLERSLKMMEIPFRVGAGVSAVQRAFLGE, from the coding sequence ATGAAAAAACGACTCTTCACCCCTGGGCCGACGCCGGTACCGGAAAATGTCATGCTTCGCATGGCCGCGCCGATCATCCATCACCGAAATCCTGAATTCATGGAGATTCTGGAGCGGGTACACGAAGATCTGAAGTACCTGTTCAGAACGACCCAGCCGGTAGTGGTCATGACCTGTTCGGGCACCGGCGGCATGGAGGCGGCGATTTCGAGCCTCTTCAGGCAGGGCGACAAGGTCATCACCGTCAACGGCGGCAAGTTCGGCGAACGGTGGGGCGAGCTGGCGCGAATCTACGCCGGGGACTGCGTCGAGGAGAAGATCGAGTGGGGCACGGCCATTTCCCCGGAACGAATTGCCGAACTGCTCGACGAGCATCCGGACGCAGTGGGTGTCTGCATCACCCATTCGGAGACCTCCACCGGTACCGCATCCGACGTCAAGGCTTTGTGCGCGGCCATCCGGGAACGCTCCGACGCGCTGATCCTCGTTGATGGCATTACCGCCATCGGCGCGCACGAGTTCCACTTCGACGACTGGGGCGCTGACATCTGCATCACCGGTTCGCAGAAGGGGCTGATGATGCCCCCCGGTCTGGCGCTGGTAGCCGTTTCGGAGCGGGCGCAGGATATCATCCACAACCGCAAGCATCAGCCGAACTACTACCTGAGTCTGAGAAAGGCGCTGAAGTCCCACGCGGGCAACGATACGCCGTTCACTCCCGCGGTTTCGCTCATCATCGGTCTCGACGAGGCTTTGCAGATGCTGCGCGCCGAGGGGATCGAAAATGTCTGGGCGCGCCACGAAGCGCTCGCGGGTGCATGCCGCCTCGGCTGCCAGGCGCTCGGCATGGAGCTGTTCAGCGACTCGCCCTCGTACGCCGTCACGGCGGTCTGGCTGCCCGAAGGTGCGGACTGGAAGCAGTTCAACAACACCCTGAAGGTGCGCAACGGCATCACGATCGCGGCGGGGCAGGACGACTTCAAGGGCAGAATCTTCCGGATTTCGCACCTTGGTTACTACGATGAACTCGACATGCTGACCTTGATGGGCGGGCTTGAGCGGTCGCTCAAAATGATGGAGATTCCTTTCAGGGTTGGAGCTGGCGTCAGCGCCGTCCAGCGGGCGTTTCTCGGAGAGTAG
- a CDS encoding ferrous iron transport protein A yields the protein MKLSELNAGDRAEVISVAAEPAIRRRLMDLGLVRGTELEVLRFAPLGDPIEISCKGLLLTMRRNEAEGVGVNKLEAVESHPNGGPGLRRRHRFGKRA from the coding sequence ATGAAGTTATCAGAGTTGAATGCCGGAGATCGGGCTGAGGTAATATCGGTCGCCGCAGAGCCTGCCATAAGGCGTAGGCTCATGGATCTGGGCTTGGTAAGAGGTACGGAGCTTGAGGTGCTCAGGTTCGCCCCGCTTGGGGATCCCATAGAGATCAGTTGTAAAGGGCTTCTGCTGACGATGCGGCGGAACGAGGCCGAAGGGGTTGGGGTAAACAAACTCGAAGCCGTGGAAAGCCACCCGAACGGAGGGCCCGGATTACGCAGACGCCACCGTTTCGGGAAACGAGCATGA
- the carA gene encoding glutamine-hydrolyzing carbamoyl-phosphate synthase small subunit produces the protein MQEIPAILVLENGSVYRGTAFGHAGEATGEVVFNTSLTGYQEILTDPSYAGQMVAMTYPLIGNYGITPNDDESKKIWASALIVREASNVYSNYESTRSLDETLKEAGVMGLAGIDTRKLVREIRQKGAMRAVISTSCDDVEALKAQAATIPEMTGLDLVQRVTTGESYTVDNPGANYHVVAFDYGIKTNILRQLKAEGCRVTVVNAKTTADEVLALNPDGVFLSNGPGDPFAVTYAIDTIRELAAKNSKLPIFGICLGHQLLSLAFGAKTYKLKFGHHGANHPVKNLLSSTIEITSQNHGFAVEMESLPGDLELTHKNLYDMTVEGIRHRELPCFSVQYHPEAAPGPHDSHYLFKEFTELMERSKN, from the coding sequence ATGCAGGAAATACCCGCAATTCTGGTTCTTGAAAACGGCTCGGTCTATCGCGGCACCGCCTTTGGCCACGCTGGCGAAGCGACAGGCGAAGTGGTTTTCAACACCTCGCTGACCGGCTATCAGGAGATTCTGACCGACCCGTCCTACGCCGGGCAGATGGTGGCGATGACCTACCCGCTCATCGGCAACTACGGCATTACGCCGAACGACGACGAGTCCAAAAAAATCTGGGCTTCGGCGCTGATTGTGCGTGAAGCCTCCAACGTTTACAGCAACTACGAATCCACCCGCAGCCTCGACGAGACCCTCAAAGAGGCTGGCGTGATGGGTCTTGCCGGTATCGACACCCGCAAGCTCGTCCGGGAGATTCGTCAGAAAGGCGCAATGCGGGCGGTGATTTCAACCTCGTGCGATGACGTCGAGGCGCTCAAGGCGCAGGCGGCGACCATCCCCGAAATGACCGGCCTCGACCTGGTGCAGCGCGTCACGACCGGCGAGAGCTACACGGTGGACAACCCGGGAGCGAACTATCACGTCGTTGCTTTCGACTATGGCATCAAGACCAACATCCTGCGCCAGCTCAAGGCCGAGGGATGCCGCGTCACGGTGGTCAACGCGAAGACTACGGCTGACGAAGTGCTCGCCCTGAATCCCGACGGTGTTTTTCTCTCGAACGGCCCTGGCGACCCTTTCGCGGTCACCTACGCCATCGACACTATCCGCGAGCTGGCTGCGAAGAACAGCAAGCTGCCGATCTTCGGCATCTGCCTTGGCCACCAGTTGCTTTCGCTCGCGTTCGGTGCGAAGACCTACAAGCTCAAGTTCGGCCACCACGGCGCGAACCATCCGGTCAAGAACCTCTTGAGCAGCACCATCGAGATCACCTCGCAGAACCATGGCTTTGCAGTCGAGATGGAGAGTCTGCCGGGTGACCTGGAGCTGACTCACAAGAATCTCTACGATATGACCGTCGAGGGTATCCGCCACCGAGAACTGCCCTGCTTTTCGGTGCAGTACCATCCCGAAGCCGCCCCTGGCCCGCACGATTCGCACTACCTCTTCAAGGAGTTCACCGAACTGATGGAGAGGTCGAAAAACTGA
- a CDS encoding AAA family ATPase: MKQETDLASLGRQIAEESAFIDRAREVLATTIIGQGAVIDKVIIALLANGHLLLEGVPGLAKTLIVRTFAAAMNLSFHRIQFTPDMLPADLIGTMIYNPKTMEFHPRRGPVFANVILADEINRSPAKVQSALLEAMQEKQVTIGDVTYPLGEPFMVLATQNPVEHEGTYMLPEAQLDRFMMKVIVEYPTFEEELEVMQRASAVQAPVEVSAVVQPEEVFRSRSLVDRIYVDQRVQRYIIDLVTATRSPERYGLGNLSTMIEYGASPRASIFLLLASKAHAFLQRRAYATPEDVKSIVYEVLRHRVRPSYEAEAENMKAEDFIRNILEHVQVP, encoded by the coding sequence ATGAAACAGGAAACGGATCTTGCATCGCTTGGACGGCAGATTGCCGAGGAGTCGGCTTTTATCGACCGGGCGCGGGAGGTGCTTGCCACCACCATCATTGGCCAAGGCGCGGTCATCGACAAGGTGATCATCGCCCTGCTCGCCAACGGTCACCTGCTGCTCGAGGGGGTGCCGGGTCTTGCCAAGACGCTTATCGTGCGAACCTTTGCGGCGGCGATGAACCTCTCGTTCCACCGCATCCAGTTCACCCCCGACATGCTGCCCGCCGACCTGATTGGCACGATGATCTACAATCCGAAAACGATGGAGTTCCATCCGCGCAGGGGGCCGGTGTTCGCCAATGTGATTCTCGCCGACGAGATCAACCGCTCGCCCGCCAAGGTGCAGTCCGCCCTGCTCGAAGCGATGCAGGAGAAGCAGGTGACGATTGGCGATGTCACCTACCCGCTGGGCGAGCCGTTCATGGTGCTGGCCACGCAGAACCCCGTCGAGCACGAAGGAACCTACATGCTGCCGGAGGCGCAGCTCGACCGGTTTATGATGAAGGTGATCGTGGAGTATCCGACCTTCGAGGAGGAGCTTGAAGTGATGCAGCGTGCATCGGCGGTGCAGGCGCCCGTCGAGGTTTCGGCGGTTGTGCAGCCCGAAGAGGTGTTCCGGTCGCGAAGCCTGGTGGATCGCATCTACGTCGATCAGCGGGTGCAGCGCTACATCATCGATCTGGTCACAGCCACCCGCTCGCCGGAGCGTTACGGCCTCGGCAATCTATCGACGATGATCGAATACGGGGCTTCGCCACGAGCCTCGATTTTCCTTCTGCTTGCCTCCAAAGCTCACGCCTTTTTGCAGCGCCGCGCCTATGCCACTCCGGAGGATGTCAAGAGCATCGTCTATGAGGTGCTGCGCCACCGCGTTCGCCCGAGCTACGAGGCAGAGGCCGAAAACATGAAGGCCGAGGACTTCATCAGAAACATTCTCGAACATGTCCAGGTGCCCTGA
- a CDS encoding DUF58 domain-containing protein, whose product MSRCPDDSRARNGAPDPGELSAMVRKLEIRSRRLVNELFSGEYHSSFKGRGIEFSQVREYQYGDDVRTIDWNTSAHKNDLYVKMFTEERERILMLVLDGSGSMLFGNGRLKKELAAEVSAILAFSAVQNNDMVGLLVFSDKVETYIPPRKGRAHALVILNEIFSMRQCGRKTDINAALSFLRRTQKRKSIIFLLTDLLGSEYERGMKLLNARHEFVLIHIGDPLDHELPYSGLLDLVDPETGERLTIDAGSRAFLARYAKEQRSKREAVQRQLSRMKVDAVFLDTGKSIIGDLNTFFRHRERRV is encoded by the coding sequence ATGTCCAGGTGCCCTGACGACTCCCGTGCCCGAAACGGAGCGCCCGATCCCGGCGAGCTTTCCGCGATGGTGCGCAAGCTCGAAATCCGTTCGCGGCGGCTGGTCAACGAGCTGTTCAGCGGCGAGTACCACTCCTCGTTCAAGGGGCGCGGCATCGAGTTCAGCCAGGTGCGCGAGTACCAGTATGGCGACGACGTACGCACCATCGACTGGAACACCTCGGCACACAAGAATGATCTCTACGTCAAGATGTTCACCGAGGAACGCGAACGCATCCTGATGCTGGTGCTGGACGGCTCCGGCTCGATGCTCTTCGGCAACGGACGGCTGAAAAAGGAGCTTGCCGCCGAAGTCTCGGCAATTCTCGCCTTCAGCGCTGTGCAGAACAACGACATGGTGGGGCTGCTCGTTTTTAGCGACAAGGTCGAGACCTACATCCCGCCCCGCAAAGGCCGCGCCCACGCACTGGTCATTCTGAACGAAATCTTCTCGATGCGGCAGTGCGGGCGGAAAACCGACATCAATGCGGCACTCTCGTTCCTGCGCCGCACGCAGAAGCGCAAGTCTATTATTTTTCTGCTCACCGACCTGCTCGGCTCGGAGTACGAGCGGGGCATGAAGCTGCTCAACGCTCGCCACGAATTCGTGCTCATCCACATCGGCGACCCGCTCGACCACGAGCTTCCCTATTCCGGACTGCTCGATCTGGTCGATCCGGAGACGGGTGAGCGCCTGACGATCGATGCCGGAAGCCGCGCTTTTCTCGCCCGCTACGCCAAGGAGCAGCGGTCGAAGCGCGAGGCGGTGCAGCGGCAACTGAGCCGCATGAAGGTCGATGCAGTCTTTCTCGATACCGGCAAGTCGATCATCGGCGACCTGAACACATTCTTCCGTCACCGTGAGCGCAGGGTGTAA
- a CDS encoding outer membrane protein translates to MPPPAPSTYTPPPPPPPVEAPAPAPAPVVKQSNAGPYISGAVGLGLPEDLKVPTNEEQFDAYYPSDFKVKMDSGIALTGALGYNFNPVRLEAEVGYHNHDVSNGQDADGSLSLLTVMANAYYDIDAGSGVKPYLMGGAGWGHTRAKEPSQTITDDVFVWQVGAGVGVAVADNTTLDLGYRYVKPDDFSVGGGDKAQWAIHNIMLGLRYQF, encoded by the coding sequence ATGCCTCCTCCGGCACCTTCAACCTATACTCCTCCTCCTCCGCCGCCGCCGGTCGAAGCTCCCGCTCCGGCTCCCGCTCCGGTTGTCAAGCAGAGTAATGCCGGCCCGTACATCAGCGGTGCCGTGGGACTCGGTTTACCTGAAGACCTTAAAGTTCCGACGAATGAAGAGCAATTCGATGCGTATTACCCATCGGATTTTAAAGTCAAGATGGATAGCGGCATAGCGCTTACTGGAGCTCTTGGCTACAACTTCAACCCCGTAAGGCTTGAGGCTGAAGTCGGTTATCACAATCACGACGTGAGTAACGGTCAAGACGCTGATGGAAGTCTCTCTCTGTTGACGGTGATGGCCAATGCCTACTATGACATCGATGCCGGCTCGGGCGTCAAGCCGTACCTTATGGGCGGTGCTGGCTGGGGCCATACCAGGGCCAAGGAGCCGTCTCAGACAATAACGGACGATGTGTTTGTCTGGCAGGTAGGCGCCGGTGTAGGCGTTGCGGTTGCCGACAACACGACTCTCGACCTCGGGTATCGCTATGTGAAGCCGGATGATTTCAGTGTCGGTGGTGGAGACAAAGCCCAGTGGGCGATACACAACATCATGCTTGGACTCAGGTATCAGTTCTGA
- the topA gene encoding type I DNA topoisomerase codes for MASKSATPSARNKTLIVVESPSKAKTINKYLGDDYTVYASVGHIKDLPKKEIGIDFDNHYEPRYEVIAGKEKVVRQLKKLAGEADKVLIATDPDREGEAIAWHISNEIEFARKPVFRVLFNEITKNAIVEAIGHPQQIDYRLVRSQQTRQGLDKIVGYKISPFLWNVVYRGLSAGRVQSVALRLICERETEIEAFTPQEYWTIYADFTTENGETFRTKLVKVKGEKPEITSGEQAEAIAAAIQGRLFAIGEIVPKVIQRKQPLPFTTSLLQQAASNQLGFGSQKTMRTAQQLYEGIELGSEGATGLITYMRTDSTRISGEAVAQAHDYISQQFGPEYKGFGGQGKAGKNAQDAHEAIRPTSVTRTPESLRRHLTPDQFKLYELIWKRFVASMMAPAKIEQTRVDVEDQKKEFVFRATGNKVLFPGFFRVYDDQQELDYEAQKSTRDELEKEQIVKLPERLSVDEQLKMAELDRRQSFTRPPARYTEASLVKELDNYGIGRPSTYASIFSTLQERRYVELQKKKIIPTELGRDVSAILVANFPDLFNVRFTAEMEDELDKVASGDDEYEKVLDSFYRPLESVLSHRKSDPLIPQNRDAVLCEKCGKGHMIVKWTTSGKFLGCSDYPKCKNVKAITTNKAKPKETGVRCPVCGEGHMLLRNGRLGPFLACSNYPKCNTLLNLSKQRHIEPIKTPPITTDLACPKCGAPMYLRTGKRGLWLGCSKFPKCRGRLSWNTLDPETQARWEKAMNEHMAAHPAKAITMLDGKPAPMNLPIEDIILRAEDAGLISAPSEQSEAEATVEVK; via the coding sequence AACCATCAACAAATATCTGGGCGACGATTACACGGTCTACGCTTCAGTCGGTCATATCAAGGACTTGCCGAAAAAAGAGATCGGCATCGACTTTGACAACCACTACGAACCGCGCTATGAAGTGATCGCTGGCAAGGAGAAGGTGGTGCGGCAGCTCAAGAAGCTTGCCGGGGAGGCCGACAAGGTGCTGATTGCCACCGACCCTGACCGCGAAGGCGAGGCCATTGCCTGGCACATCTCCAACGAGATCGAATTCGCCCGCAAGCCGGTATTCCGCGTGCTCTTCAACGAAATCACCAAGAATGCTATCGTCGAGGCCATCGGCCATCCGCAGCAGATCGACTACCGGCTCGTGCGCTCGCAGCAGACCCGGCAGGGTCTCGACAAGATCGTCGGCTACAAGATCAGTCCATTCCTCTGGAATGTTGTCTATCGTGGGCTTTCGGCAGGCCGCGTGCAGTCCGTGGCGCTCCGGCTGATCTGTGAGCGTGAAACGGAGATCGAGGCCTTTACGCCGCAGGAGTACTGGACGATCTACGCCGACTTCACCACGGAAAATGGGGAGACCTTCCGGACGAAGCTGGTAAAAGTCAAGGGCGAGAAGCCGGAGATCACCTCCGGCGAGCAGGCCGAAGCGATTGCTGCGGCCATTCAGGGGCGTCTGTTCGCCATCGGCGAGATCGTGCCGAAGGTGATCCAGCGCAAGCAGCCGCTGCCGTTTACCACCTCGCTGTTGCAGCAGGCCGCCTCGAACCAGCTCGGCTTCGGTTCGCAGAAGACGATGCGCACCGCCCAGCAGCTCTACGAAGGAATCGAACTGGGCTCGGAGGGCGCGACCGGTCTCATCACCTACATGCGTACCGACTCGACCCGCATCAGCGGCGAGGCAGTTGCTCAGGCGCACGACTACATTTCGCAGCAGTTCGGCCCGGAGTACAAGGGTTTCGGCGGCCAGGGCAAGGCGGGCAAGAACGCCCAGGACGCGCACGAAGCGATTCGTCCTACCTCGGTGACGCGCACGCCCGAATCGCTCCGCCGTCACCTGACGCCCGACCAGTTCAAACTCTACGAACTGATCTGGAAGCGCTTCGTCGCCTCGATGATGGCCCCGGCCAAGATCGAGCAGACCCGCGTTGATGTGGAGGATCAGAAAAAGGAGTTCGTCTTCCGCGCCACCGGCAACAAGGTACTCTTTCCCGGTTTTTTCCGTGTCTACGACGACCAGCAGGAGCTCGACTATGAAGCGCAGAAGTCCACCCGTGACGAGCTCGAAAAGGAGCAGATCGTCAAGCTGCCCGAGCGACTTTCTGTTGACGAGCAACTCAAGATGGCCGAACTTGACCGCCGCCAGAGCTTCACCCGTCCACCAGCCCGCTACACCGAGGCGAGCCTCGTCAAGGAGCTCGACAACTACGGCATCGGGCGCCCATCGACCTACGCCTCGATCTTCTCGACCCTTCAGGAGCGGCGATACGTCGAGCTACAGAAGAAGAAGATCATTCCAACCGAACTGGGACGTGATGTCTCGGCGATTCTCGTAGCCAATTTTCCTGATCTCTTCAACGTCCGCTTCACGGCGGAGATGGAGGACGAACTCGACAAGGTTGCCTCAGGCGACGACGAGTATGAAAAGGTGCTCGACAGCTTCTATCGCCCGCTCGAATCGGTTTTGAGCCACCGTAAAAGCGATCCGCTCATTCCGCAGAACCGCGATGCCGTGCTCTGCGAAAAGTGCGGCAAGGGGCACATGATTGTCAAGTGGACGACCAGCGGCAAGTTTCTCGGCTGCTCGGACTATCCGAAGTGCAAGAACGTCAAGGCGATCACCACCAACAAGGCCAAGCCGAAGGAGACCGGTGTGCGCTGCCCGGTATGCGGCGAAGGGCACATGCTCTTGCGCAACGGACGGCTCGGTCCGTTTCTGGCCTGCTCGAACTACCCGAAGTGCAACACCCTGCTCAACCTCAGCAAGCAGCGCCACATCGAGCCAATCAAGACGCCACCCATTACCACCGACCTCGCCTGCCCGAAATGCGGCGCGCCTATGTATCTCAGAACCGGCAAACGAGGGTTGTGGCTGGGCTGCTCGAAATTCCCGAAATGCCGAGGACGCCTCTCATGGAACACGCTCGATCCGGAGACGCAGGCCCGCTGGGAAAAAGCGATGAACGAGCACATGGCGGCCCATCCGGCCAAAGCCATCACGATGCTCGACGGCAAGCCCGCGCCGATGAACCTGCCTATCGAAGACATTATCCTCCGTGCCGAGGACGCGGGCCTTATCAGCGCCCCAAGCGAACAGTCGGAGGCTGAAGCCACGGTAGAGGTCAAATAG
- the yajC gene encoding preprotein translocase subunit YajC, whose translation MSDTILALMLFAPPAGGATPNPFVQLVPLVLIFVVFYFFMIRPQQKKQKERESLLNDIKRGDRVVTIGGIHGTVAGIETEKKTVLVQVADNVKIKFERSAIANIEKQETGDKLASKE comes from the coding sequence ATGTCTGACACCATCCTTGCCCTGATGCTCTTCGCCCCGCCAGCAGGAGGCGCGACGCCGAATCCGTTCGTCCAGCTCGTACCGCTCGTCCTGATTTTCGTCGTCTTTTACTTCTTCATGATCCGCCCGCAGCAGAAAAAGCAGAAAGAGCGCGAATCGCTGCTCAACGATATCAAGCGCGGCGACCGGGTTGTCACCATCGGCGGCATTCACGGCACCGTCGCCGGGATCGAAACCGAGAAAAAGACGGTTCTTGTGCAGGTTGCCGACAACGTCAAAATCAAGTTCGAACGTTCGGCGATTGCCAACATAGAAAAACAGGAAACAGGCGACAAGCTCGCCTCGAAGGAGTAA
- the tsaD gene encoding tRNA (adenosine(37)-N6)-threonylcarbamoyltransferase complex transferase subunit TsaD → MNILGIETSCDETSAAVLSDGSVRSNIVSSQRCHTDFGGVVPELASREHERLIVSIVEAAITEANIAKNDLYVIAATAGPGLIGAVMVGLCFAEGLAWALGKPFVPINHVEAHIFSPFISDEAGHREPKGDFVSLTVSGGHTLLSVVRQTLDYEVIGRTIDDAAGEAFDKTGKMLGLGYPAGPVIDRLACEGDPDFHRFPRALTASSQTSKSYRGNFDFSFSGLKTSVRTWLEAHDSEYVQKHQADLAASIQAAIVDVLVEKTIAAALLYKVNAISVAGGVSANSGLRAAMQAACDKHGLALFIPALAYSTDNAAMIATMAQLMIERGKYRIEDNSYGVAPFARFEAARKGAR, encoded by the coding sequence ATGAATATTTTAGGGATAGAAACCAGTTGCGACGAAACCTCGGCGGCCGTCCTCAGCGATGGATCGGTCCGGTCGAACATTGTCAGTTCCCAGCGATGCCATACCGATTTCGGCGGCGTGGTGCCGGAGCTGGCTTCACGGGAGCATGAGCGGCTGATCGTCTCGATCGTCGAGGCCGCCATAACCGAAGCAAATATAGCAAAAAATGACCTTTATGTCATAGCGGCCACCGCCGGGCCGGGGCTAATCGGCGCGGTGATGGTCGGGCTTTGCTTCGCTGAGGGACTGGCCTGGGCACTCGGCAAACCCTTCGTGCCGATCAACCACGTCGAGGCGCACATCTTCTCGCCCTTCATCAGCGACGAGGCCGGGCATCGCGAGCCGAAGGGCGACTTCGTTTCGCTGACTGTCTCCGGAGGCCACACGCTGCTCTCGGTCGTCCGGCAGACGCTCGATTACGAGGTGATCGGGCGTACCATCGACGACGCGGCGGGCGAGGCGTTCGACAAGACCGGCAAGATGCTCGGCCTCGGCTATCCGGCGGGGCCGGTGATCGACCGGCTTGCCTGCGAGGGTGATCCGGATTTCCACCGCTTCCCCCGAGCCCTGACCGCAAGTTCGCAGACAAGCAAGAGCTACCGGGGCAACTTCGACTTCAGCTTCTCCGGCCTCAAAACCTCCGTGCGCACCTGGCTCGAAGCTCACGACTCGGAGTATGTCCAAAAGCATCAGGCTGACCTTGCAGCCTCGATTCAAGCAGCGATTGTCGATGTGCTGGTCGAAAAAACCATCGCCGCCGCGCTCTTGTATAAAGTCAATGCCATTTCGGTGGCGGGTGGCGTGAGCGCCAACTCCGGCCTGCGCGCGGCGATGCAGGCGGCCTGCGACAAGCACGGCCTTGCGCTTTTTATCCCCGCGCTCGCCTACTCGACCGACAATGCCGCTATGATTGCCACTATGGCGCAGTTGATGATTGAGCGCGGCAAGTACCGGATCGAGGATAACTCCTACGGCGTCGCGCCCTTCGCCCGCTTCGAGGCAGCCAGAAAAGGGGCGCGTTGA
- a CDS encoding histidine triad nucleotide-binding protein encodes MTRYDPDCIFCKIATGHIPANLVYKNDHVAAFHDINPVAPVHVLIIPLEHIRSLSDLKDSDLEIAAQILLAARIVAEKTGVLESGYRLVFNNGEDALQSVGHIHAHLIGGKTMGWPPFAGREVAHGQD; translated from the coding sequence ATGACACGTTACGATCCAGACTGCATTTTCTGCAAGATTGCCACCGGGCACATTCCGGCCAATCTGGTTTACAAAAATGACCACGTGGCCGCATTTCACGACATCAACCCGGTCGCGCCCGTCCATGTGCTCATTATTCCATTGGAGCACATCCGGTCGCTAAGCGATCTGAAGGATAGCGATTTGGAAATCGCCGCGCAGATTCTGCTTGCCGCACGTATCGTGGCCGAGAAGACCGGCGTGCTCGAATCGGGCTACAGGCTGGTGTTCAACAATGGCGAAGACGCCCTGCAAAGCGTCGGACACATCCATGCGCATCTGATCGGCGGCAAAACGATGGGCTGGCCTCCTTTTGCTGGCCGCGAAGTTGCTCACGGGCAGGATTAA